In Rhodoferax koreense, a genomic segment contains:
- a CDS encoding NACHT domain-containing protein — protein sequence MYIDLNRRFRELIEDPAASGSDQVPLTPSLNGCDWDRLLTHYRVVVLSEAGAGKTAEIRQVTKTLRARGKFAFFLRLENLHQSFDTSFEEGSIEEFDQWLRTSDEGWLLLDSIDEARLRSSRDFELALGTLGVRLKSAMQRTHVVLTGRTAAWRPFSDLALCSRKLPFKEQRNVATGTSGGGASESSRPLLTKGRPDGAEGYKLYALEDLTPLQVRLYAEARKVEDINQLIDELDRSDGWAFTTRPLDLDELLDFWQTHRRIGSRLEFLRASIDRRLKESTEDRAELTPLTPHRAREGVRRIAAACTLMRQQSIAVPDGSQTHRGLQVDVVLADWPAKERSVLLQRAIFDEEIYGTVRFHHRVVREYLTAEWMAEQLKDNVARPSIEALLFRVQYNLLVVNPTTKPILSWLAHLDPRIQEEILRIAPAILLNDGDPSHLPLHIRTGVLATMCADLAAGAPRDYADYAAIQRFAADDLTGEILALLERYNEEEAQNFLLRMVWQGKLTAALGAILAIALSTKTPHHPRIFAIRALDAIGSPADLAQVRSSIAEETGELNRDLVAELLNRAPTTAETLEWLRSCFERMLPPGQFAHDSLSSAMRLFMAGLNPESSALAIAHFCDLLNQEPFVKTERCDIAERYVWLLSPSTLALETLIRARHPSSMEKPAISLLARLPVAQAYNVYNVASNAPDLQFLIQSWPELQFALFWHLVERARAARRRNDRAITDFWQAMIFHSYVKFQPEHFDRAVADIVSHPLPDDKLVALSVALQTFNLGGRLPAQEADLRIACRGQPPQVGQRLEEAFNPPAMTAATRRMQRTNAVAEQRAKKKAAKAAENLEAARKWLRDNLERVRSGNSEDRDPVHELSYLYEQIHSAESNSSTWGASNWQPLISTFGMEIAEAYREGLRRYWRRHRPQLVSEGAAMNSTPRTDILGLGGLYIECSEMEGCVSSFDSDEIDLAFRYAIRELNGFPAWFKTLNQAAPEQVRDLLLREIDFELTLSTAQSRPHYVIDDIAWSAPWSWDSLGPALLDRLQMDRELHDTTLQHLLDIVQGSCASDEELCRVASAKCASPLPSPTLARWFAVWTGVDPERAIAALQVRCDGWSTDGERTKFFMQFLVALIGGRHGHSASGRRAYANAPHLKTLYLLAHLHVRMAEDIDRSGKGVYSPGLRDDAQDARENLLSTLRAQTGKETFMALTDIALNHPNVTQRPYFESFARQVAEADSVGTPWSEAQVRDFQLTLECTPKNHRELFDLSVRSLNALRSDLEQGDSSNALILTGVKKETLVRNYIGGWLRSQARGRYAVPQEEELADAKRPDIRFLGQNFDGPVPVELKLADNWSGPPLFERLENQLCGDYLRDVRSRCGIFLLVYRGEKSGWNLPGNGTTVDFDGLVDALKNQAKSLLLGLANIDDIRVIGIDLTKRNS from the coding sequence ATGTACATTGACCTCAACCGAAGGTTTCGTGAATTGATCGAAGATCCTGCGGCAAGCGGATCTGACCAAGTGCCCCTGACGCCGTCACTCAACGGCTGCGACTGGGACCGTTTGTTGACGCACTACAGGGTAGTTGTGCTCTCTGAGGCTGGTGCTGGCAAGACAGCAGAAATCCGTCAAGTCACAAAAACACTCCGCGCCCGAGGCAAATTCGCATTTTTCCTACGGCTGGAAAATCTTCACCAGTCTTTCGACACGTCGTTTGAGGAAGGCTCTATTGAAGAGTTCGATCAATGGCTTAGAACATCCGATGAAGGCTGGCTGCTTTTAGATTCCATCGACGAGGCACGGCTGCGATCGTCTCGAGATTTCGAGCTCGCGCTTGGCACGCTCGGCGTACGATTGAAATCGGCCATGCAACGCACGCATGTGGTGCTCACGGGCCGTACGGCCGCCTGGCGGCCATTCAGCGACTTAGCACTTTGCTCCAGAAAACTACCATTCAAGGAGCAGCGAAATGTTGCGACCGGTACCAGTGGGGGCGGAGCATCAGAATCGAGTCGCCCTCTGCTCACTAAGGGACGGCCTGACGGCGCCGAGGGCTACAAGCTCTATGCACTGGAGGATTTGACCCCGCTTCAGGTCCGACTGTACGCGGAGGCACGGAAAGTCGAAGACATCAACCAGCTCATTGACGAGTTGGATCGGTCCGATGGCTGGGCGTTCACAACGAGACCGCTGGATCTGGATGAACTGTTGGACTTCTGGCAAACCCATCGAAGAATTGGCTCACGGCTCGAGTTCTTGCGTGCCAGCATTGATCGACGCTTGAAGGAGAGCACGGAGGACCGGGCGGAACTGACGCCGCTCACACCGCATCGTGCTCGTGAAGGGGTACGCAGGATCGCTGCGGCCTGCACGCTTATGCGCCAACAGTCCATAGCCGTACCAGACGGATCCCAAACCCATCGCGGCCTTCAAGTCGATGTTGTCCTCGCCGACTGGCCGGCAAAGGAACGCTCAGTCTTGCTACAGCGCGCCATCTTTGATGAAGAGATCTACGGAACAGTCAGATTTCATCATCGCGTCGTTCGCGAGTACCTTACAGCCGAATGGATGGCTGAACAGCTTAAGGACAACGTTGCGCGCCCATCGATCGAGGCGCTCCTCTTCAGAGTTCAATACAACTTGCTGGTCGTAAATCCTACAACCAAGCCAATTCTTTCATGGCTCGCGCATCTTGATCCCAGGATTCAAGAAGAAATACTGCGCATCGCACCGGCAATACTTCTCAATGACGGGGATCCCAGCCACTTGCCTCTTCATATCCGCACGGGCGTTCTTGCCACTATGTGTGCAGACTTGGCCGCCGGTGCTCCACGTGACTACGCGGACTATGCAGCCATTCAGCGTTTCGCGGCAGATGACTTGACCGGTGAGATTCTGGCACTGCTGGAGCGATACAACGAGGAGGAGGCGCAGAATTTTCTGCTGCGAATGGTCTGGCAGGGTAAGCTGACGGCCGCCTTAGGCGCGATACTGGCGATCGCGCTTTCCACCAAAACGCCACACCATCCGCGGATCTTCGCCATTCGAGCCTTGGACGCAATCGGTTCTCCTGCCGACCTGGCACAGGTGCGCAGCAGCATCGCGGAGGAAACAGGTGAACTCAACCGAGACCTAGTGGCGGAGCTTCTGAACAGGGCGCCCACGACCGCGGAAACGTTGGAGTGGTTGAGGAGCTGCTTCGAAAGAATGCTACCGCCGGGTCAATTCGCCCACGACAGCCTCAGCTCTGCCATGAGACTTTTCATGGCGGGCCTAAACCCCGAGTCAAGCGCGCTGGCCATTGCTCACTTCTGCGATCTGCTCAATCAGGAGCCATTTGTAAAGACGGAGCGATGTGACATCGCGGAGCGCTATGTATGGCTTTTGAGCCCATCGACATTAGCACTGGAGACGCTTATCCGTGCGCGACATCCTTCATCCATGGAGAAGCCAGCGATTAGCCTGCTGGCGAGATTGCCGGTCGCGCAAGCCTACAACGTTTACAACGTTGCTTCAAATGCTCCTGATTTACAGTTCCTAATTCAAAGCTGGCCTGAATTGCAATTCGCTCTTTTCTGGCATTTGGTAGAGCGCGCACGCGCCGCACGGCGGCGGAACGATCGCGCGATCACGGACTTCTGGCAGGCGATGATCTTTCACTCCTATGTGAAGTTCCAGCCAGAGCACTTCGACCGGGCAGTCGCCGACATCGTTTCGCACCCCCTTCCGGACGACAAGCTAGTGGCCCTGTCTGTAGCCCTGCAGACGTTCAATTTAGGCGGGCGCCTGCCCGCACAGGAAGCCGACCTACGCATTGCATGCCGAGGACAGCCGCCTCAGGTCGGACAGAGGCTCGAAGAAGCCTTCAATCCCCCCGCAATGACCGCCGCTACGCGCCGCATGCAAAGGACGAACGCCGTTGCAGAACAGCGCGCGAAAAAGAAAGCTGCGAAAGCAGCTGAAAACCTGGAAGCCGCGCGAAAGTGGTTGCGGGACAACTTGGAGCGTGTCCGCAGCGGCAATAGCGAAGATCGCGATCCCGTCCACGAACTGAGCTACCTGTATGAACAAATCCATTCGGCCGAATCGAATTCTTCCACCTGGGGAGCGTCGAACTGGCAGCCCCTAATTTCCACCTTCGGCATGGAAATCGCGGAGGCCTACCGAGAAGGCCTGCGCCGCTACTGGCGGCGGCACCGTCCGCAGTTGGTATCAGAGGGCGCCGCCATGAATTCAACACCACGCACTGACATTCTTGGACTCGGCGGTCTTTATATCGAATGCAGCGAGATGGAGGGCTGCGTGTCATCCTTCGATTCGGATGAAATCGATCTAGCGTTTAGATACGCAATACGCGAACTGAACGGCTTTCCAGCATGGTTCAAAACTTTAAATCAAGCCGCTCCGGAGCAAGTTAGAGATCTCTTGCTTAGAGAGATTGATTTCGAATTGACGCTTTCTACTGCCCAAAGCAGACCACACTATGTGATCGACGACATCGCGTGGTCCGCTCCCTGGAGTTGGGATTCACTCGGTCCAGCACTGCTCGATCGACTTCAAATGGATCGGGAGCTGCATGACACCACGCTCCAGCATCTACTGGACATCGTGCAAGGATCCTGCGCCAGCGACGAAGAGCTTTGTCGCGTCGCGAGTGCTAAGTGCGCCTCACCCTTGCCGTCGCCTACCTTGGCCCGATGGTTTGCTGTCTGGACGGGCGTCGATCCAGAGCGGGCCATTGCCGCCTTGCAAGTCCGCTGTGACGGCTGGAGCACGGACGGCGAGCGAACCAAGTTTTTCATGCAATTCCTGGTCGCTTTGATCGGCGGGCGCCATGGGCACTCGGCCAGCGGGCGCCGAGCGTACGCCAACGCCCCACACCTCAAAACTCTTTACCTGTTGGCTCACCTGCACGTCCGCATGGCAGAAGACATTGACCGCTCAGGTAAGGGCGTGTACTCCCCAGGCCTACGGGACGACGCACAGGATGCTCGGGAGAACCTGCTTTCCACGTTGCGTGCGCAGACTGGCAAGGAAACATTCATGGCGCTAACCGACATTGCGCTTAACCATCCGAATGTCACGCAGCGGCCATACTTTGAAAGCTTTGCCAGACAAGTGGCGGAGGCAGATTCTGTCGGAACGCCTTGGTCTGAGGCCCAAGTGCGGGATTTTCAACTTACGCTTGAATGCACGCCAAAGAATCATAGAGAGTTGTTCGATCTAAGCGTTCGAAGCCTGAATGCGCTACGGTCCGACCTAGAGCAAGGCGACAGCAGCAACGCGTTGATTCTGACAGGTGTGAAAAAGGAGACGTTAGTTCGGAACTATATTGGAGGCTGGTTGCGGAGCCAAGCACGCGGTCGATACGCTGTGCCCCAAGAGGAAGAGCTTGCTGATGCAAAACGCCCAGATATCCGCTTCCTTGGCCAAAATTTCGACGGGCCAGTACCGGTCGAATTGAAGCTTGCAGACAACTGGTCAGGTCCACCGCTTTTCGAGCGACTAGAAAATCAACTTTGCGGGGACTACCTGCGCGATGTTCGCTCGCGTTGCGGGATATTTCTACTCGTCTATCGAGGGGAAAAGTCGGGATGGAATTTGCCCGGAAATGGGACGACCGTCGATTTTGACGGACTTGTGGATGCGTTAAAAAATCAGGCAAAAAGCCTTTTACTCGGCCTCGCTAACATCGATGACATACGTGTGATAGGCATTGATCTTACCAAGCGTAATTCTTGA